TCCAAGGCATCGGATACCACTTTGCGCGAACCGTCCATAAGATCCTCTGACTCCCTGACATAAACAAAGCCTCTTGAAATGATGTCAGGTCCCGAAATAATCTTATTTTCTTTTTTAGAAAGGGTTACTACGACAACCATAAGTCCATCTTCAGAAAGAACCTTTCTATCCTTCAGTACGATATTCCCTACATCTCCCACTCCCAGTCCGTCAACCAGTATAATGCCGCTGGGCACGGTTTCTGTCATGGATGCAAAATCCTTGTTGATTTCTATTACATTTCCATTTTTACCAATGAAAATATTGTTCTCGGACATGCCGAGTTCCTCTGCAAGTTTAGCGTGGCGCGCCAAATGGCGATATTCGCCATGCACAGGTATGAAGTATTTGGGCTTGACCAGTGAATGAATCAATTTCAACTCTTCCTGGCAGGCGTGACCCGAAACGTGAATATCATCAAGCGTGTCTTCGTATATTATATCCACGCCTTTTTCATAAAGCAGATTGATGATGTTTGAGATTGTTTTCTCGTTTCCAGGAATCGCCGAAGAAGACATTATTACCGTGTCTCCTTTTTGAAGAGTCATTTGGCGATGTTCGGCGTTTGCCATTCGAACGAGCGCCGACATCGGTTCTCCCTGGCTGCCGGTTGTTGCCACAACAATTTCATTGTCGGGGTATCTGCTTATGTCATTAATATTTATTTGTATTCCTTCCGGAATGTTTATATATCCGAGTTCCGTGGCTACTTTCACCATATTGACCATGCTTCTTCCGGAAAATGCAATTTTTCTATTGCACAAGGCAGCCGCGTTCACTATCTGCTGCAGCCTGTGCACATTCGAAGAGAATGATGCTACGATTATGCGTTTTTCGGCACTTGCGAATAACCTGTCGAAGGTTTTGCCCACTTTTTTCTCGGACATGGTATAGCCGGGTCTTTCAACATTTGTACTGTCGGCCATAAGAGCAAGAACGCCCGAGCTCCCAATTTCAGCAAAGCGGTTCAAGTCTATGGCGTCTCCGTCGATTGGTGTGAAGTCGATTTTAAAGTCTCCCGTATGGATAATCTTGCCGACCGGGGTGTTTATCAAAAGGCCTACTGCGTCAGGAATGCTGTGGCCGACCCTAATAAGCTCAACTTTGAACCTGCCTAGCGTTATTATATCTCCAGCTTTTCTGACATGTGTTTTAACTTTTTTGTCCAGTTTGTGTTCCCTAAGCTTATTTGCAACAAGACCGATTGTCAAATTAGTTCCGTAAATCGGGACATTGATTTTTTTTAGAAAAAATGGCAATCCTCCTATATGGTCTTCATGGCCATGGGTCAATACAATTCCCTTTATTTTATCCTTATTGTTTTCAAGATAGGTGACATCCGGTATCACCAAGTCGATTCCCAGCATTTCGTTATCGGGAAAAGCAAGTCCGCAATCGACAATAACAATTTCATCCTTGTATTCAAAGACTGTCATATTTTTGCCGATTTCATTCAATCCGCCTAATGGGATTATTTTAAGATTGTTCTTTGGTTTGTTTCCTGTCATAGTATTCATTATTTCACTCCTAATTATTTTTCATTTCGGTTATTCTTCAACAAATCAACAAGAGCCATTTGTGCGGCTTCCTGCTCTGCTTCTTTCTTATTGTTTCCTTTCCCTTTGCCTATTTCGGTTTCGTTAACCGTTACACTGGAAAAGAAAACTTTTGCATGATCCGGACCCTCTTCTCTATAAATCTGATAATTGAGCGGTCCTGAGCTTCTCTTCTGAATCAATTCCTGCAGATGAGTCTTATAGTCGATAAACAGTTTGCCATTAACAGCTTCATCAATAATGGATTTCATCCGGCACAATATGAAATATCTTGCCTGCTCAAATCCGCCATCGAGATATATTGCTGCAATTAACGCTTCAAAAGCGTCTGCCAATATTGATGTCCTGTTCCTACCCCCAGTAAGTTCTTCCCCTTTTCCAAGCAATAAATAATCTCCAAGATCTATGCTTCTTGATGTTTTTTCAAGGCTAGTCTCGCAAACGATTCTTGCTCTCGTTTTTGTAAGTTTTCCTTCGGGCAGATTAGGGTTGTTTACAAAAAGGTGGTCGCTAACGACAATTCCAAGAACCGAGTCTCCTAGAAATTCCAATCTTTCATTGTAATAATCCATTTTATTCTCATTGGCGTAGGAACTATGTGTTAGTGCCGTTTTTAGAAAGCTTTTGTTTTTGAACGAATAGTCTATTGTTTTTTCCAGTTCAATCATATTCTTTTGCACAGATCAACACTCCTATTTGGATACTTTTTCTTCTATTGATTCTATAACTTTACTTTTAGCATAAATTTCTGCATATACAAGCGCGTTCTTGATGGCTTTAGCATTTGAGCTCCCATGCGCTTTGACGATTGGGCGCTTAAGCCCCAAAAGAGGTGCTCCGCCATATTCGGTGTAATCCATTTCTTTTTTTATCTTTTCAAAAGCGTCCCTTAGAAGAAATGCCCCTATTTTGTGCTTAAGGGTATCTGTCATATGGCTTTTGATTATTTTCATAAGATTCATAGCCACGCCCTCAGTAAGTTTGAGAACTGTATTGCCTGTAAACCCGTCGCATACGGCTACATCAAACAGGCCTTCGGGAAGATTTCTTGCTTCAAGATTTCCGCCAAAATTGATTTCTACGGAATCCGACATCAATCCGTAGGCTTCATTCGTTAGCTTATTCCCTTTTCCCGCTTCATCTCCTATGTTTATAAGACCGACCCTTGGAGAATCGATTTCAAAGACTTTTTTCATATATTGGGATCCCATGATAGCAAATTCCATTAGATTAGATGGTTTGCAATCCGCATTTGCTCCTGCGTCCAACAGAAGAGTAAATCCCTTTTGAGTTGGATATGCCGGTGCCAACGCAGGTCTCGAAATTCCGTCTATGCGGCCTGTAAGGAATATCCCGCCTGCCAACAACGCTCCGGTGTTTCCTGCGGAAAGCATTGCATCGGCTTCTCCTTTATTAAGAATTTCATATGCAACAACCATTGATGAATCTTTTTTGCCGCGAATAGCCTTAGCCGGTTTATCCTCGGCAGTTATGCATTCGCTAGTGTGATGGATCTGAATGTTTTCAGGAATGGAAAGGTTCAATTCATTGAAAGTCTCTATTATTTGTTCCCTATGTCCGACCAGCAGGATTTCGGATTCTATGGCTTTCGTTTCCAAAGCTAACATACAGCCCTCGATTATCGCTTTAGGAGCGTTGTCTCCTCCCATTGCATCAATTACTATCCTCATGTTCCCTCCTGTTGTGGTTTATTTGGAACCCTTACGAATATTATACCATTATTATTGACTCAAAAAAAATAGTAATGACTAATATTAGCCATTACTATTTCTATAAGTCAATTAGTCAACTTTTAGAACTTCCTTCTGCTTGTAGTATCCGCATGATTTGCAGACTCTATGGGAAAGAACAGGCTCATGGCACTGTGGACATTCAATCACATTAGGCGCAGTCATCTTGACATTCGAAGCTCTTCTTTTGTCCCTTCTGGCTTTAGAGATTTTTCTCTTTGGTACTGCCATTACGACACCTCCTTGCTTAAAATAAATGGAATTGATTTATATGCAACTTATTTTTTCTATTTGACACGACCCTAATTATATAAATCGCAAGAGGATTTGTCAAGTATAACTTATTTAAGCAGCGAAACGGTGTCTCTGGCAATCATAAGCTCTTCGTTTGTAGGAACGACAAGAACCTTTACCTTTGAGGAATCTTTGCTAATAACAGTTTCTTTGCCGCGAACATTGTTCTTCTTTTTGTCAAGCTCTACACCCATGAATTCAAAATCGCTACAAATGAGTTGGCGCGCACTTATGGAGTTTTCTCCCACTCCTGCCGTAAAGACAATCGCATCAACACCGCCCATTACTGCAGCGCATGCCGCGATATATTTTTTGACGCTGACATTGAACTTGTCAAGTGCGAGCTGCGCTCTTGCATTGCCTTCCTTGGCTGCGGATTCGATATCCCTGAAGTCGCTGCTTATGCCCGAGATTCCCAAAACGCCTGATTTCTTGTTTAGAATATTATTCATCTCGTCTATTGAAAGGTTCTCTTTTCCCATAATAAACGGGATAATTGCAGGGTCCAAATCACCGCAACGCGTACCCATTACCAATCCTTCAAGGGGGGTAAAGCCCATGCTTGTGTCAACCGACTTGCCATTGTCAATGGCTGTTATGCTTGCACCGTTTCCAAGATGGCATGTGATAATCTTTAGAGAGTCAAAATCTTTTCCAAGAATGGAAGCTGTTCTTTGTGCAACATATTTATGACTCGTTCCATGAAAACCATATTTTCTTACACCATATTTTTTATAATATTCATACGGAAGAGCGTAAATATATGCCGTTGGCGGCATAGTTTGGTGAAATGCTGTGTCAAACACTCCAACCATCTTAATGCCCGGCATAAGCTCCATGCATGCGCGAATACCTATTAGATTCGGAGGATTATGAAGCGGAGCCAGCTCTATGCACTCTTCCAGTGCCGCTATTACATCATCGTTGATGATAACGGAATCGCTAAATTTTTCACCTGCATGAACTACCCTATGTCCTACTGCCTCTATTTCATCCATACTCGCTATGGCGCCGTATTCTTTATTGACAATGGCTCCCAATACAAGTTCAAGAGCTTTTTTATGGTCCTTCATCGGCTCTTCAATAACCTTTTTATCTTTTCCTGCCGATTCATGCGTGAGGATAGATCCTTCAATTCCTATTCTCTCGACAAGACCCTTTGCCATTACAGCTTCATCGCTCATATCAATCAATTGATACTTCAAGGATGAACTCCCACAGTTTACTACCAATACTTTCATTTCGTTTCCCCCTATGTAATTTATTATCCGATTTATCAGCCATAATCATTCTATTAGTAAATCAACCGAATTTCAAGACAAAGATTCTTCAAAAAGTGCGATAATTCCATTATAATAAGTTAAAGAGGTGATTTAAATGAAAGTTCTTGGAATAATTGCAGAATACAACCCTTTTCACAATGGACATTTGTACCACTTGAATGAGTCTAAAAGATTGACAGGTGCAACGCATGCCATTGCAGTAATGAGCGGTAATTTTGTGCAAAGGGGTGAGCCGGCTATTGCCGACAAGTGGACCAGGGCGGCAATGGCAATTGAAAACGGCGTAGATCTTGTTTTGGAAATGCCTTTCGTTTTTGCGTCTTCGAGCGCCGAATACTTTGGAGAGGCCGGAATTTCGTTGCTTGATTCACTTGGCGTAGTCGATTATGTTTCATACGGCTCTGAAACAGGCAGTGATGTTCAGATTGAAAAAGTTGCAGATTTTCTTGCTAAGGAAAATGATGATTTCAAGCACCTGCTAAAAGAAAGCCTTTCGGAAGGAAAATCATTTCCTTTAGCGCGCGAAGAGGCTATTACTTTATTGCGTCCCGAATTAAAAGGGATACTGCATCATTCAAATAATATACTCGCTGTCGAATACCGAAAGGCGGCTAAAAAAATAGGCAGTCAAATAGATTTTGTATCCGTAAAAAGATCCGGTTCGTCATACAACGAACCCCATTTGAACGAAAAATCATTCAGCAGCGCAACATCTATACGAAAAAAACTCCACGAAGAAGGAAACGTCAATCTTATAAGCCAACTGCCAACAAAAAGCATAGAATTATTAAATGATTTCAAAAGCATTAACAAATCCTACCCTCGCAAAGAGGATCTTTTTGCATACCTTCAATATAAAATTAAAATGTCTGAAAACAAAGAGCTTCGTGAAGTTGAAGGAATGCGCGAAGGCCTTGAGAATGTTCTTAAAGCCGCAATATACAGTTCACATGATTATGGTTCGTTTATTGAAAAGGTAG
This genomic interval from Peptostreptococcaceae bacterium contains the following:
- the plsX gene encoding phosphate acyltransferase PlsX; this translates as MRIVIDAMGGDNAPKAIIEGCMLALETKAIESEILLVGHREQIIETFNELNLSIPENIQIHHTSECITAEDKPAKAIRGKKDSSMVVAYEILNKGEADAMLSAGNTGALLAGGIFLTGRIDGISRPALAPAYPTQKGFTLLLDAGANADCKPSNLMEFAIMGSQYMKKVFEIDSPRVGLINIGDEAGKGNKLTNEAYGLMSDSVEINFGGNLEARNLPEGLFDVAVCDGFTGNTVLKLTEGVAMNLMKIIKSHMTDTLKHKIGAFLLRDAFEKIKKEMDYTEYGGAPLLGLKRPIVKAHGSSNAKAIKNALVYAEIYAKSKVIESIEEKVSK
- a CDS encoding nucleotidyltransferase, which translates into the protein MKVLGIIAEYNPFHNGHLYHLNESKRLTGATHAIAVMSGNFVQRGEPAIADKWTRAAMAIENGVDLVLEMPFVFASSSAEYFGEAGISLLDSLGVVDYVSYGSETGSDVQIEKVADFLAKENDDFKHLLKESLSEGKSFPLAREEAITLLRPELKGILHHSNNILAVEYRKAAKKIGSQIDFVSVKRSGSSYNEPHLNEKSFSSATSIRKKLHEEGNVNLISQLPTKSIELLNDFKSINKSYPRKEDLFAYLQYKIKMSENKELREVEGMREGLENVLKAAIYSSHDYGSFIEKVESKRYPRSSIQRLFLHLLLNFKKMELKEFRNCSNYYGRVLGFNENGRELLKTVKKISETKIITNINRQFPKDELLTRMLSYDIKATDFYMLLLCLNGCKNSESQDKIRMPYIG
- the rpmF gene encoding 50S ribosomal protein L32, whose amino-acid sequence is MAVPKRKISKARRDKRRASNVKMTAPNVIECPQCHEPVLSHRVCKSCGYYKQKEVLKVD
- a CDS encoding ribonuclease III; protein product: MIELEKTIDYSFKNKSFLKTALTHSSYANENKMDYYNERLEFLGDSVLGIVVSDHLFVNNPNLPEGKLTKTRARIVCETSLEKTSRSIDLGDYLLLGKGEELTGGRNRTSILADAFEALIAAIYLDGGFEQARYFILCRMKSIIDEAVNGKLFIDYKTHLQELIQKRSSGPLNYQIYREEGPDHAKVFFSSVTVNETEIGKGKGNNKKEAEQEAAQMALVDLLKNNRNEK
- a CDS encoding acetate kinase encodes the protein MKVLVVNCGSSSLKYQLIDMSDEAVMAKGLVERIGIEGSILTHESAGKDKKVIEEPMKDHKKALELVLGAIVNKEYGAIASMDEIEAVGHRVVHAGEKFSDSVIINDDVIAALEECIELAPLHNPPNLIGIRACMELMPGIKMVGVFDTAFHQTMPPTAYIYALPYEYYKKYGVRKYGFHGTSHKYVAQRTASILGKDFDSLKIITCHLGNGASITAIDNGKSVDTSMGFTPLEGLVMGTRCGDLDPAIIPFIMGKENLSIDEMNNILNKKSGVLGISGISSDFRDIESAAKEGNARAQLALDKFNVSVKKYIAACAAVMGGVDAIVFTAGVGENSISARQLICSDFEFMGVELDKKKNNVRGKETVISKDSSKVKVLVVPTNEELMIARDTVSLLK
- a CDS encoding ribonuclease J, which produces MTGNKPKNNLKIIPLGGLNEIGKNMTVFEYKDEIVIVDCGLAFPDNEMLGIDLVIPDVTYLENNKDKIKGIVLTHGHEDHIGGLPFFLKKINVPIYGTNLTIGLVANKLREHKLDKKVKTHVRKAGDIITLGRFKVELIRVGHSIPDAVGLLINTPVGKIIHTGDFKIDFTPIDGDAIDLNRFAEIGSSGVLALMADSTNVERPGYTMSEKKVGKTFDRLFASAEKRIIVASFSSNVHRLQQIVNAAALCNRKIAFSGRSMVNMVKVATELGYINIPEGIQININDISRYPDNEIVVATTGSQGEPMSALVRMANAEHRQMTLQKGDTVIMSSSAIPGNEKTISNIINLLYEKGVDIIYEDTLDDIHVSGHACQEELKLIHSLVKPKYFIPVHGEYRHLARHAKLAEELGMSENNIFIGKNGNVIEINKDFASMTETVPSGIILVDGLGVGDVGNIVLKDRKVLSEDGLMVVVVTLSKKENKIISGPDIISRGFVYVRESEDLMDGSRKVVSDALEDCLSKNTKEWSTLKSAIRDSLGKHLYNKTKRNPMILPIITEI